One Synechococcus sp. PROS-9-1 DNA window includes the following coding sequences:
- a CDS encoding site-specific integrase: protein MKLIDAINLAAETRPTWRTPKGVWIAPANSLRDHVIRLFGGNKQIKKITKGDLAAARTKLLLEKYKPATINRILSFMNSVFTEMLDLEIIDKHPKLKKLQENNQRKGFFTQEDIDQMVHAAKDIFQYNELADAILFSLYTGCRRANLLGLEVRDIDLINDTIEFRDTKNGENYSTDIHPNLRDILVTRCDGEGPNYKIFDFTNGDQLLRQFKKVRDYLEMDKKLVYHSLRHTTGTWLAERGVPVQNIAKVLGHKTLEMSMRYTHLSDKARKSAIDSL from the coding sequence ATGAAACTGATCGACGCAATCAACCTGGCAGCTGAAACACGCCCCACCTGGAGAACACCTAAAGGGGTATGGATAGCCCCAGCTAACTCACTTCGAGATCATGTGATTCGCCTCTTCGGTGGTAACAAGCAGATCAAGAAGATCACTAAAGGAGACCTAGCAGCAGCACGGACAAAGCTCCTGCTTGAGAAGTACAAGCCTGCAACGATCAATAGGATCCTTTCCTTCATGAACTCTGTGTTTACAGAGATGCTGGATCTGGAGATTATTGATAAGCACCCGAAGCTGAAGAAGCTACAGGAGAACAATCAACGAAAGGGGTTCTTCACACAGGAGGACATCGATCAGATGGTTCATGCCGCTAAGGACATCTTTCAGTACAACGAGCTAGCTGACGCTATTCTCTTCTCCCTCTATACAGGCTGCCGCAGAGCCAACCTGCTGGGCCTGGAAGTAAGGGATATAGATCTGATCAATGACACCATTGAGTTCAGAGATACAAAGAACGGGGAGAACTACAGCACTGACATTCACCCGAACCTGAGAGACATCCTGGTTACTAGGTGTGATGGCGAAGGTCCTAACTACAAGATCTTTGACTTCACTAATGGCGATCAGCTGCTGAGGCAATTCAAGAAAGTCCGTGACTATCTAGAGATGGACAAAAAGCTTGTCTATCACTCTCTGAGGCATACCACTGGAACCTGGCTCGCTGAGCGTGGTGTCCCTGTGCAGAACATTGCCAAGGTCCTAGGTCACAAAACCCTGGAGATGTCTATGCGTTATACGCATCTCTCCGACAAAGCCCGTAAATCCGCAATCGACTCATTATGA
- a CDS encoding HNH endonuclease signature motif containing protein yields the protein MRDEVKVARKQYELARRNKKVVPAPVCSRCGMTLEEHQALGLANLQLHHVTALRDGGHPTDPSNLITLCKFCHDWWHKYCEPFGRDWSEFMRDEPIHQQFWEDWKRGRGKEILGR from the coding sequence ATGAGGGATGAGGTAAAGGTTGCGCGTAAGCAATACGAGCTTGCGCGTCGAAATAAGAAGGTCGTTCCTGCACCGGTATGTAGTCGGTGTGGGATGACGTTGGAGGAACATCAGGCGCTTGGCCTGGCAAACCTTCAGCTACATCATGTGACCGCATTGAGGGATGGAGGACATCCGACAGATCCATCGAATCTGATAACGCTTTGCAAGTTCTGCCACGACTGGTGGCATAAGTACTGCGAGCCATTCGGAAGAGATTGGTCTGAGTTCATGCGAGACGAGCCTATTCATCAACAATTCTGGGAGGACTGGAAACGTGGAAGAGGAAAAGAAATCCTGGGAAGATGA